CTTCTTAACTCTCACGgaaaagggggaagaaaaaggaaaaaagaagcatCTTGGTCTTTCTCTACTCCGTGAACGGTTGCCATTGAAGGCTTGAAGCCCTACACAACATCGGAGCCACAGCCGATCTACGTCGTCCGCCCGCTGCCATTCGTCGTCGCCGTCCCTGACCTCCGTGGAGTCGACTGAAGCCTGACACGAGTTTGGAGTCGCTTTTCTCAACCTTCGCCGCCGACGAAGCCCGCGGAATCCAAGCCAGGTAGGGCCGCCGCGATTGAGTGCTCgttccttctttttattttttatttttttgcctcGTCCCGCTTGATTTTAAAAGAGCAAAGCAAGCTCTATTTCTTTAGTCCTCACTCGCGTCGGACCTGAATGAGTCGGTTTTTCTTAAGTTTGAACGTTGCTCGCTGATTTCTGGAGTTTAGGTTTCAGCTCGAGCTCCGAATAGGTCCATATTCGCTCTCCATCTCGCTGCCCACTACGTGTTTGAAGAAATGCCTGAACAGATTCGAATTTGTTCCGTTCAATGCAAGATATGGTATGGAAAATTTTAGTTTGAAAAGTGAGGGaaatttattttgggatttgCTTTTGTAGAATAcctcttgaaagaaaaaagtcagattgttcattataaataatattccaaCAGGCGGTGTTTTGCGATTGACTCATGTATATTAGCACTAGCACCAGAAGCATGGGAGTgttgctagttttcttttctatttcttttattaatggAAAAGGCAAATCAAGTCAAGAAGCACCTATATAGGATGGTTCTGTGCACCTTATGCAAAATGCTGCTTTCTGTTAAATTAGTTGGTGGAGTATATGCTTATCGACTCGGAGCATCAGAAATGATCTGGTTTtcgtttctatttctttattagtTCAAAGTGATATCCATATGAGAGATAGAGCTGCAGCCCGACCAGACACTAAGCATTCTGAGGAAGCACATCAAACCTCATCTCCTCTAATGGCTGCTTCTTCAGATCTGAAACGGTGTTATGACGTCTTCCTGAGTTTCAGGGGTACGGACGTTCGAAACAACTTTCTCGGTCATCTCTATGCGGCGCTTGCCCAAAAAGGAATCTACACTTACATTGATAGTGAGGAGCTTTGGAAAGGCGAACAAATAACACCGGCACTTATTAAGGCAATCGAGGACTCACGCATTGCAATCATCGTTTTCTCCAAGGACTATGCTTCCTCACCGTGGTGTTTGGAAGAGGTGGAGAAaatcatggagtgcaaggagcaaAGAGGACTCACGGTATTTCCGttgttttacaaagtggatCCTAGAGAAGTGAGAACACCAAGAAAGAGATACCGAAAAGCTATGGTTAAGCATGAGAGAAAGTTTGGGAGAGATtcggagaaagtgaagagatggaaaaaGGCTCTCCATGACGTGGGTAGCTTGTCCGGGTGGGATTTGAAGGATAAGTAAGTACTAAGTAGTGATTGATGTGACActgctttgttttttcttttttatatgctgaatacatctttctttttttcccatgaaAGTTAATTATCTTTGAAATTAATGTGTCAAGTACTTTCCCGATTTTATCAGAGATGAAGCAGATTCTATAAAGAGAATTGTGCGGGAGATCTCTATGCAGCTAGACCGAACACCCTTATATGTTGCCAAGCATCCGGTTGGATTACGTCCACATGTTGTACGGTTGGAATCAAtgttaaatcttgagtctgaaGATGATGTTCTCATGATAGGGTTATGGGgacagggaggtgtaggaaaaACAACATTAGCTAAAGCCCTTTACAATGATATTTTTAGACGATTTGAGGCTTCATGTTTTTTGGCAAATGTTCGGGAAACTTCAAAAGATTCCAAGGATTTAGTtcatttgcaagaaaaattgttgTCCGAGTTATTACTAGGAAAAGAATTAACAGTTTTTAGTGTTGATGGAGGTATCAATTTGATCCAAGATAGGCTTTGCTGCAAAAGAGTTCTCCTTGTTCTCGACGATGTCGTTGACGTAAAACAGTTAAATGCTTTTGCTGGAAAGCGTGAATGGTTTGGTAAAGGAAGCAGAATCATCATTACTACAAGAGATAACCGTCTATTAACTTCCCATGGGATAGATAAAGATCATATATATGAAGTTAAACCTCTAGCGGATTGGGAAGCTCTTCAACTTTTCTATAAACATGCTTTTTGTAGAAGTAAGGAAATAGTGATAAGGAGGGATCTTGTGGATAGTGCTTTGCATTATGCTAATGGActtcctttagcacttgagGTATTGGGCTCTTTCCTATGTGATAGAAGAGAGCAAGAGTGGGAAAGCCAATTGAATAAACTTGCTAAAAGTCTTGACAAATCCATCAGTAATGTTCTCAAGTTAAGTTACGATGGACTAGAGGACAATGAAAAGGAGATATTccttgatattgcatgtttcTTCAAGGGGCGATCTATAGAGTACATCATGGAAGTCCTTAACAGTTGCGACTTTGACCCAACTATTGGAGTAGAAGTCCTTGTTGAGAAGTCCTTAATAACTAAAGGACGGGATACAAtacaaatgcatgacttgattcagTTGATGGGCATGGACATTGTTAAACAAGAATGTCGTGATGATCCTCGAAGACGCAGCAGGATATGGCTTTGTGAAGATGTCTGTGATGTTCTATCAGGGGAAATGGTAAGTTTTGGTGGTTTAAACACTAATTTTACTCTCTTCTTCTCTGACTTCGTATACTAATTGCAATGCAAGTTCTATAAATGCAGGGAACAGATGCAGTAAAAGCCATAGTTTTGGATTTACCCAAGACAGAAGCAATATACATAGGTCCCAATGCTTTCCCAAACATGAGAAGATTGAGGTTGCTCATCATGATTAATGTGCATAACTCTTTCCAAGGTCCCATCTATCTTCCTAACGAACTGAGATGGTTTCAATGGCCTGAATGCACTTTTTCGGTTCTCAAATTTCCCCCTGGCCGAAAGAAGTTAGTCAGTCTTGATCTGTGCAAAAGCAACATTCAAGTCGTGGTGGACCAATTCAAGGTGCGCATTCAAATGAATTGTCCTTATTTACTTATCTCTTACACATCTATGTTCCGTTTGCATATGATTATGATTATATATATGAGAAGAATGGACTTATAGAAAACTTTGGATGCAACAATTACTAACTCTGATGATGCTTGTTAATTGTGCTTAAGAAACATCTGCATCTattaaattgtttatatttgaTTAAAGCATTAAAAACAAGATGTCGATCTATTGCATGAACCGACATAAGTGGATTCTTCCCGTTTTAGGGGAGTATTAAACACTTTCCTATGTGAATTTTAATGTTGATTCGAACAAAAGATACTTGCTAAAAAAGTTCAATCTCATTTTCAAATGTTAGAAGTACCGAAATTATGAGAAGAATGGACTTATACGGTCAGTAACTTTAATACCGAAAATTGGAACAAGAACTTATTggtgacataatttaacaattgaatGATGAACATGCTTAGTATTTTAATAAACATGAACTGAGGATTCAATTTGCATGCCTTTGAAAGGATAGATACTAAAAATGCtataaaaaattctttattttatataagaTATGAGCTTACTAGATTCCTTTCgaaattgcataagaaaataGAATGAGATTTTTCATGCTTATTTGCTTTATCATTGAAGCGAATGCACACCAAGTACTTTTGATTGAACCTCCCATAGTTGTTTTTATGATAGAATGCAGTGGATGATGAAAAGAGATATATAGAAGTCATCTAGTAAAGGATCTTTAAAGGAGTTAAGTCTTTAACATAAGTCAGCCCCAAAAGTCCCGTCTATTTTTATTGTGCCAACCTAACCAGAGATTTCTGGCAAGTACTTTATTTTTGGGAGGAGGAATAAGCGAACTCCAAGAAAGTTATCTTCATCTTTATGgataaaatattcattttcaaatataatggggagtttctccttctccttccaagTATGCAACATGTTCCCCTCCTTTCCTTTCAATCGGGCCATTCGGTTGCACCCTTACTCCATTTATTCCTAAGTGAGAAATCACAGGACGTAAAGCAACTCTTAGGGGAGATAGATTGACCAGCCATTCCTTCTCCtgctttttcaaaataaaagctTGTGGAGTACAATTCCATGGAAGAGTCTTACTTTATAGATGCGCTAGCGCACCACATCTAGGACGCTGGTACCACGTAATGGCTTTCACGCATGACTAATAAGGCTTCATAAAGAGAAGTAAGGGGCTTGCTTTgctaatttaaatataattttaactTAAATCAATCTTAAGTTATGTACATatgtattatatttatattcatataaataCTACTGTACAAAGTAAAGGTTCCATTCCGCGGGATTTCAATTTAATTCCTTCCCTAAAATGTCTCGATTACTTATTTAACAAATATTGTATTCATTGAGAGGTGCGTAAACTATTAATCTATTTTATCTCTCACATGTTTCACAATCtaaattttaatcttttctatCCCATAACAAATTCTTATTGCAAACTTTAATCTTGAAATATCCTACATACATTCTATGTTTGTGTATTATGTGTTTACccacaatttcttttcattaaatacttctaatttagtggttttgctcaatttttcagaaataaatttttttcaaatcttgtgCATACTCTTTAGTTTTCTCTTCCTATGCCTCAAAAGAGACAAACTTCatggattttcaattttgctgtCATGCTTGTCGGCCTCATTGACGCCGGAATGTGTTGAGCGAACAAATAAATAGAAGGGGTTTCCAATCTAAATGAAGTGGAAAAACCCCACTATGGGGGATAGGAAAGAGACAACATACACTAGGTCTCCCTTGGCCAAATCACCACCTTTGTAGGCCAGTCCAAGGATGCAGCACTCTCTCGTTCACTCATGAATCCCCTAAAAGGACAGagagaaagacaaagaaaagatagaatgaaacttcatttaataaattaattgtgTTTACCATGAGACACTGAGAGGACACTTATAAGTAGGAGCCTAACGTATCTTTGAGTAACCTCCAAAATGGACCCGAAATACAAAATTCAAACAAGCTACAATATTATCACATTGTAATCGAGACTAAAACAATCCTAAAAAGTATAAAACAGGCTCACTGAtcaagaaatatattttatccCTATTATTCTATTCACAAGAGAGAATCTTGAAATCTTGAAAAGACTCCTCCTCGAGGCCAACTTCATAGTGATAGATTAGCAACATTGAAACTAGTGAAAACACCATTCCCTCCACAAAGCTCACTTTTGCAGGTATTATTATCGACGTGTTCCAAAACTAGAAAAGAACCGTCCGTAGCACAACTAGGTGGAAAGCGCTCTTCTCAAATGAATCCAGACAAGATCACCTTCTTTAAAAACAGCaggcttttctatttttttttttttttttttggcttgactGGGATATTTGACATTTTGCTTCGGacttctcttcctcacttccTCATGTAACTTATTGATTGTCTTAGCTCTTTCTCCATATTAGTGGTGGATAATGGTGTAAGATCCAAAAGACTTAAAAGATGCATTCACTACACAACGTAAGGAGTTGTCTTTGGAATACCATGTGGGCGCACAATTTCACTAATATAAAGTTCAGCAACATATAACGGATCAAGGGTCTACTACATTCAACAAAATGtgtgattctcaaaaatcaatcAACCAAGCACCATGACCTAATAAGTGATGACATGAGAGATTCCCAAGCTTCCACTGCCATTATGGCAGGTTTGCATATCTCTGCATAAGATTGTAGGTCCATCAAGTGCCACCTATGTTAGCTTAAATTCATGTCATGAATTAGCTGGCAAAGGATTTGACCATGGCTCATGTGCTCCCACTTGAGGTCACACTCTCTCTCTGAATTACATGTATTGATTCTAAACATATACATAGTAGAAGTGGCCACACTACTTAGCATTGGAATGATTTCTCTTGTGTGTCGCTTGATAGAGCTTAGTGTGTGGTGAAATTACgagtattattctttttttaatcttctcttTTGGCCAAGGATTGCTTAATAAACTCATATTTAAAAAGGGAGTGGGAGTGCTCTGTATACACCATATGATCAACTAATTTCTGATCACACGGGTCTTGAATGATGATCAAgtgtttttcattaaatatttttatcttcattttctttccatgtGGATATTTCTTGCAGGACTTTACAAATTTGAAGTCCCTTTACTTCAGTGAATGTCTGTCCATGGTTTATATGCCGAACCTCGATTTTTGTTCAAATCTCGAGGAATTAGATCTCAATGGGTGCAAAAATTTGGAGCATGCTCACGATTGAGGTTGTTGAATCTACAAGGTTGCTCTAAACTTCATCATCTCCCTGATATACTCCAACccaagaatcttcaatttctcaatCTTTGTGGTTGCTCAAAGTTGCGAAGATTCCCTGATATTCCGGATAAAATGAAATGCTTGCAACTTTTTTTAGATGAAACTTCAATTGAGGAACTTCCGGCATCCACagaaaatcttgtctctttGGAAGAATTTGAGTTTAAGTCATTGCAAGAAATTGGCAAACCTCCCATCTAGCATTTACAAGTTGCCAAATCTTGAGAGCTTGATGGCTTGATGGTTGTTCAAAACTAATTAAGTTTCCAAAGGAGGATGAGGATTTGAGTGATCTGCGTAGCACAGGATTTCCCAAGCTAAAGTCGTTAAACCTTATAGGATGCAATCTACAAGAAGTAGAGTTCCTAGAGAATCATTCATGTTTTCCATCCTTAGAATTTTGTCTTTgtgcaaaaataattttgctAAGCTTCCAACGTGCGGGCACCTACATAATTTACTTGAATTGGATGTTTCGGAATGCCGACAGCTACAAGAGATTGGCGAGGTTTCAGGGCAATTGCTTGATATTGCAGGCAAGGAATTGTGAATCTCTAAGCAAAATTCCCTCCGACATATTGTCCATTAACCGATTATTTCATGATTCGGGCCGTAGTAAGGTTagactctctctcctccctccctccctctctgaTTAATACGAAGTCGTGTACATATATCGCCAATTGTAGCTAAATTTGACTCATTGAAACTCCTCTTTTTCAAGTGTCAAATTC
This region of Eucalyptus grandis isolate ANBG69807.140 chromosome 8, ASM1654582v1, whole genome shotgun sequence genomic DNA includes:
- the LOC120287598 gene encoding TMV resistance protein N-like, producing MRDRAAARPDTKHSEEAHQTSSPLMAASSDLKRCYDVFLSFRGTDVRNNFLGHLYAALAQKGIYTYIDSEELWKGEQITPALIKAIEDSRIAIIVFSKDYASSPWCLEEVEKIMECKEQRGLTVFPLFYKVDPREVRTPRKRYRKAMVKHERKFGRDSEKVKRWKKALHDVGSLSGWDLKDK
- the LOC104457143 gene encoding disease resistance protein RUN1, whose protein sequence is MQLDRTPLYVAKHPVGLRPHVVRLESMLNLESEDDVLMIGLWGQGGVGKTTLAKALYNDIFRRFEASCFLANVRETSKDSKDLVHLQEKLLSELLLGKELTVFSVDGGINLIQDRLCCKRVLLVLDDVVDVKQLNAFAGKREWFGKGSRIIITTRDNRLLTSHGIDKDHIYEVKPLADWEALQLFYKHAFCRSKEIVIRRDLVDSALHYANGLPLALEVLGSFLCDRREQEWESQLNKLAKSLDKSISNVLKLSYDGLEDNEKEIFLDIACFFKGRSIEYIMEVLNSCDFDPTIGVEVLVEKSLITKGRDTIQMHDLIQLMGMDIVKQECRDDPRRRSRIWLCEDVCDVLSGEMGTDAVKAIVLDLPKTEAIYIGPNAFPNMRRLSSQISPWPKEVSQS